In Phragmitibacter flavus, a single genomic region encodes these proteins:
- a CDS encoding PSD1 and planctomycete cytochrome C domain-containing protein, with product MIFSTATSVLGVDDAQRAAIKFFETDVRPILVNRCYDCHGESKQKGGLRADHIGYLKAGGDTGPALVPGKPEESTLMEAVHYKNEDFQMPPKEKLPDAEIAVLEKWIKMGAPWPDNDAKKVTLTEGGFTEEQRNYWFFKPVAKVLPPKAGGEWVRNKLDHFIAEKHAEFKLSPAPEAGRHELVRRVYFDLHGLPPTKQQIDAFVNDTDPKSYEKLVDQLLASPRYGERWAQHWLDLVRYAESDGYNQDAYRPSVWPYRDYVIRSFNDDKPYNRFVQEQLAGDEIAPDDPNVLIGTAYMRHSMYEYNLRDVRGQWDVILTDLTDTTGELFLGLSMGCARCHNHKFDPILQSDYYRLRAFFAPVQWRDDLKLATPVENRAFEEQQAKWEAATAGIRARLDAIEKPHVEEAVERWRVSFPEDLQAMTRKPVEQRNELEKQLAGLCERQLEFARKGVNVLGRLKTDEAKKEYTAIKEELKKFDHLKPKPLPHAFVATDAGPVAPPNTLTNRKGEQEVAPGFLSIVAPELPQIEATETSTGRRKALADWITRPDNPFTSRVMVNRIWQYHFGRGIVATASDFGTLGEPPTHPELLDYLADKFVAGGWHFKPLHREIMLSATYRQTARREPDQKAAEIDPTNRYLWRFHPRRLDAEQVRDSLLAVSGELDAKSSGPAGDGNGTNRSIFTIKKRNTPNELLRALDMPGGFASTSERQSTTTPTQALQLLNGDWVIERSRKLASRVDNVEDAFLAVLGRPPRDSERVAAENFIEKRVSKSKPVSASSQVSESSSSAGVFKIKSPRERLLVNTMDKEGDEFTVEAVVKLDSVDPNRELRTLVSRWDGGKGSLESFGWSIDVTGKKSLYKPGNLLMQLVGEDENANIGYQVVASNILLQVGRRYHLVIRVSASRHEVAFTVHDLDTPGAVAQSAVARMDNLVKLSQGDSPIVLGGLSKRTPTRQWDGNIEALRIMVGNGSGGEIQRDSGKWGAGLFVWRAEDPPSPQFAWSGIDSEESEANQPFRQAMNDLCQMLLNTNEFFYLH from the coding sequence TTGATTTTCTCCACGGCTACTTCCGTTTTGGGGGTCGATGACGCGCAGCGTGCGGCGATAAAATTTTTTGAGACCGATGTGCGGCCAATTCTGGTAAACCGTTGCTATGACTGCCATGGCGAGTCCAAACAAAAAGGGGGACTTAGGGCGGATCATATTGGCTATCTGAAGGCAGGCGGTGACACTGGTCCGGCATTGGTGCCTGGAAAGCCGGAGGAATCGACGCTGATGGAAGCGGTGCATTATAAGAATGAAGATTTTCAGATGCCCCCGAAAGAGAAACTACCGGACGCCGAGATCGCGGTGTTGGAAAAGTGGATCAAGATGGGCGCACCATGGCCGGACAATGACGCCAAGAAAGTGACGTTGACTGAAGGCGGATTTACTGAGGAACAGCGCAATTACTGGTTCTTCAAGCCGGTGGCCAAAGTGTTGCCACCCAAGGCTGGCGGAGAGTGGGTCCGCAACAAGCTCGACCATTTCATCGCTGAAAAACATGCTGAGTTCAAACTGTCGCCTGCACCAGAGGCGGGCCGGCATGAACTGGTGCGTCGTGTGTATTTTGACCTTCATGGTTTGCCTCCGACGAAGCAACAAATCGACGCGTTTGTGAATGACACCGATCCGAAGTCTTATGAGAAGTTGGTCGATCAATTGCTGGCGAGTCCGCGTTATGGTGAACGCTGGGCGCAGCATTGGCTGGATCTGGTGCGTTATGCGGAGAGTGATGGTTACAACCAGGATGCCTATCGTCCGTCGGTCTGGCCATACCGGGATTATGTGATCCGATCATTCAACGACGACAAACCCTACAATCGGTTTGTGCAGGAGCAACTGGCGGGCGACGAAATAGCCCCTGACGATCCGAATGTGCTCATCGGAACCGCTTACATGCGGCACAGCATGTATGAATACAATCTGCGCGATGTGCGTGGTCAATGGGATGTTATTCTTACTGATCTAACCGATACCACGGGAGAGCTTTTTCTGGGATTGAGCATGGGTTGCGCCCGTTGCCACAACCATAAGTTCGATCCTATCTTACAAAGCGATTATTATCGTCTGCGGGCTTTCTTTGCCCCGGTGCAATGGCGGGATGATTTGAAGTTGGCGACACCGGTGGAGAACCGGGCGTTTGAGGAACAACAGGCAAAATGGGAGGCGGCGACCGCCGGGATACGCGCTAGATTGGACGCCATTGAAAAGCCGCATGTCGAGGAAGCGGTCGAACGCTGGAGGGTTAGTTTTCCTGAGGACCTTCAGGCGATGACGCGCAAGCCTGTTGAGCAACGGAATGAATTGGAGAAACAACTCGCGGGGTTGTGCGAGCGACAGTTGGAATTTGCCCGCAAGGGGGTCAACGTGCTGGGTCGACTGAAAACGGACGAGGCCAAGAAGGAATACACGGCCATCAAGGAGGAACTGAAGAAGTTTGATCACTTGAAGCCGAAACCACTGCCGCATGCCTTTGTGGCGACGGATGCGGGTCCGGTGGCTCCACCCAACACGCTGACCAACCGCAAAGGTGAACAGGAAGTGGCACCGGGATTCCTTTCGATTGTGGCGCCTGAGTTGCCGCAGATTGAGGCGACAGAAACATCCACCGGGCGTCGCAAGGCGTTGGCAGACTGGATTACGCGTCCGGACAATCCGTTCACCTCGCGGGTGATGGTGAACCGCATCTGGCAATATCATTTCGGACGCGGCATCGTGGCGACCGCCAGTGACTTTGGAACCCTGGGAGAGCCGCCGACCCATCCGGAGTTGCTCGACTATCTTGCAGACAAATTCGTGGCAGGCGGCTGGCATTTCAAGCCGTTGCATCGGGAGATCATGTTATCCGCGACTTACCGCCAGACGGCGCGTCGTGAGCCGGACCAGAAGGCGGCGGAGATTGATCCAACCAACCGTTATTTGTGGCGCTTTCATCCTCGTCGGCTTGATGCGGAACAGGTGCGCGATTCCTTGCTGGCGGTGAGCGGCGAGCTGGATGCCAAGAGCAGCGGTCCTGCCGGTGATGGCAACGGCACCAATCGTTCGATCTTCACCATCAAAAAACGCAATACGCCGAATGAACTGTTGCGTGCCCTCGACATGCCGGGTGGCTTTGCCAGCACTTCGGAGCGTCAGAGCACCACCACCCCGACACAGGCGTTGCAGTTGCTCAATGGTGATTGGGTGATTGAGCGCTCCCGCAAGCTGGCTTCGCGAGTGGATAATGTTGAGGATGCCTTTCTCGCGGTTTTGGGCCGTCCACCAAGAGACAGCGAACGAGTGGCGGCGGAGAACTTCATCGAAAAACGGGTGTCCAAGTCAAAGCCTGTTTCAGCATCCTCGCAGGTTTCCGAGAGTTCATCGTCAGCAGGCGTCTTCAAAATCAAAAGTCCGCGTGAGCGTTTGTTGGTCAACACGATGGATAAAGAGGGCGATGAATTCACCGTCGAGGCGGTGGTGAAGCTCGACAGCGTCGACCCGAACAGGGAACTGCGCACGCTGGTGTCGCGTTGGGATGGTGGCAAGGGGAGTCTCGAATCCTTCGGCTGGAGCATTGATGTGACCGGCAAGAAGTCGCTCTACAAGCCGGGCAACCTTCTGATGCAGCTGGTTGGTGAGGATGAGAATGCGAACATAGGATATCAGGTGGTGGCTTCCAACATCCTCCTTCAAGTGGGTCGCCGGTATCATTTGGTGATTCGAGTCTCTGCTTCCCGTCACGAGGTGGCATTTACGGTGCATGATCTCGACACCCCAGGTGCGGTGGCGCAATCGGCGGTGGCACGCATGGACAACCTGGTAAAGCTAAGTCAGGGTGATTCGCCGATTGTTCTTGGGGGACTAAGCAAGCGCACGCCAACGCGGCAGTGGGATGGGAACATCGAAGCCTTGCGCATCATGGTGGGCAATGGCTCGGGAGGCGAGATCCAGCGCGATTCTGGAAAATGGGGGGCAGGGCTGTTTGTGTGGCGCGCGGAAGATCCGCCAAGTCCCCAGTTTGCCTGGAGCGGCATCGATTCCGAGGAGAGCGAGGCCAATCAACCCTTCCGTCAGGCAATGAATGACCTGTGCCAGATGTTGCTCAACACCAATGAATTTTTCTATCTGCATTAA
- a CDS encoding DUF1501 domain-containing protein, producing the protein MSCYRYDHPTSRRDFLQTAGGGFGAVALAALMSEKSEAAPVLLPHRAAKARSVIFLFMEGGPSHLDTFDYKPLLNKLAGQSLPGSFKAPLTAAGEAMSPLLESKRSWKQYGQGGLWVSDWFPHVAQHADDLAMIHSCASSGINHAGGVCSMNTGSIFGGRPSLGAWASYGLGSENRNLPGFVVIKDSEATVVNGVRNWGSGFMPAVYQGVEFNSEGTPIKFLDNPKGMDRERQRDRLDFLAELNREFNSTRVSNTELDARIKGYELAYQMQAEAPGAVDLSNETSATKKLYGMDDKNTATFGRNCLLARRLVENGVRFVQLYSGAGSKWDSHKGIEGNHSRLCHSVDKPIAGLLADLKARGMLEETLVIWGGEFGRTPMSEQGDGRDHNPTGFTMWMAGGGVRAGQAYGATDELGLYAVEDCLHVHDIHATILHLLGVDHTQLVYHHKGRPERIDQNEGHAYKKLLEA; encoded by the coding sequence ATGTCCTGTTATCGTTACGATCATCCTACTTCACGACGTGATTTTTTACAAACTGCCGGTGGTGGTTTTGGTGCGGTGGCACTGGCTGCACTAATGAGTGAAAAGAGTGAAGCGGCGCCGGTTCTTTTGCCTCATCGTGCGGCCAAGGCCAGGAGTGTTATCTTTCTATTTATGGAAGGTGGCCCAAGCCATCTGGATACCTTTGATTACAAACCGCTGTTGAACAAGCTGGCTGGGCAATCGTTGCCGGGGAGCTTCAAGGCACCCCTCACGGCTGCGGGTGAGGCGATGTCTCCACTGTTGGAAAGCAAACGATCATGGAAACAATACGGGCAGGGGGGGTTGTGGGTTTCGGACTGGTTTCCCCATGTTGCCCAGCATGCCGATGATCTCGCCATGATCCATTCGTGTGCCTCCAGCGGCATCAATCACGCGGGCGGTGTGTGTTCGATGAACACTGGTTCGATCTTTGGTGGCCGGCCATCCCTTGGTGCGTGGGCCTCTTATGGGCTCGGTAGTGAGAACCGGAATCTGCCGGGTTTTGTGGTGATCAAAGACAGTGAAGCCACGGTGGTCAATGGTGTGCGCAACTGGGGCAGCGGTTTTATGCCAGCGGTTTATCAGGGGGTGGAGTTTAACTCTGAGGGAACACCGATCAAGTTCCTCGACAACCCGAAAGGGATGGACCGCGAGCGCCAGCGCGACCGGCTGGACTTTCTTGCGGAGCTAAACCGTGAGTTCAATTCCACGCGTGTCAGCAATACGGAGCTTGATGCCCGCATCAAAGGTTATGAACTCGCCTACCAGATGCAGGCCGAAGCCCCTGGAGCGGTGGATCTGAGCAACGAAACAAGCGCCACAAAAAAGCTTTACGGCATGGACGACAAAAACACGGCCACCTTTGGCAGGAACTGCCTGCTTGCCCGTCGGCTTGTCGAAAATGGGGTGCGTTTTGTGCAGCTCTACAGCGGTGCCGGCAGCAAGTGGGACAGTCACAAAGGCATTGAGGGCAATCACTCCAGGTTGTGCCATTCGGTAGACAAACCCATTGCTGGTCTGCTGGCGGATTTGAAGGCTCGTGGCATGCTTGAGGAAACGCTGGTGATCTGGGGCGGCGAGTTTGGTCGCACTCCCATGAGTGAACAGGGGGACGGTCGCGATCATAATCCGACCGGCTTTACCATGTGGATGGCCGGTGGAGGGGTGAGAGCCGGGCAGGCCTACGGTGCCACCGACGAACTGGGGTTGTATGCCGTGGAAGACTGTCTGCATGTTCACGACATCCATGCCACCATCCTGCATCTGCTGGGCGTCGATCATACCCAACTTGTTTACCATCATAAAGGGCGCCCGGAGCGCATCGACCAGAACGAGGGGCATGCGTATAAAAAGCTGTTGGAGGCTTGA
- a CDS encoding HpcH/HpaI aldolase family protein, whose protein sequence is MDTSPPTQRLPQFGTWLQTGSPIIAELADVSGFDWLLIDLEHGCGTDASVLPQLQVIRRASAIVRVSAPHPDQIARALDWGAAGIMVPMVSTVEKAEACVRSMYHPPRGNRGLARMVRAYQFGLESETPPPLFFAQIESIEGVENARAIAEVDGVDVLFVGPMDLQHNLDAFPHNTTRDYAACLREVAAAAASAGKACGLLLRPVDDASVLQDLGFTYMASGTDITFLRDSYRKVLELQWGNPGKTNRLNGSNGSAPDLQTAQTLLTSKNGSNGGIAKAESASNGQWHSNP, encoded by the coding sequence ATGGATACTTCACCGCCTACTCAACGTCTCCCGCAATTTGGCACGTGGTTGCAGACCGGATCTCCCATTATTGCCGAACTCGCGGATGTGAGCGGTTTCGATTGGTTGCTCATTGATCTCGAACACGGCTGCGGAACGGATGCATCCGTGCTTCCGCAACTTCAGGTGATTCGCCGCGCTTCGGCCATCGTCCGTGTCAGCGCGCCGCATCCTGATCAGATAGCGCGAGCCCTCGACTGGGGCGCGGCTGGCATCATGGTTCCGATGGTGTCGACGGTGGAAAAAGCCGAAGCATGCGTTCGTTCCATGTATCATCCGCCGCGAGGGAATCGTGGGCTGGCGCGAATGGTGCGGGCCTATCAGTTCGGTCTGGAAAGTGAAACTCCACCGCCGCTTTTCTTTGCCCAGATTGAATCGATCGAAGGGGTGGAGAATGCCCGGGCGATTGCGGAAGTGGATGGGGTGGATGTCCTTTTTGTAGGGCCAATGGACCTGCAGCACAACCTGGATGCTTTTCCACACAACACCACGCGCGACTACGCCGCCTGCTTGCGGGAAGTCGCTGCGGCTGCGGCGTCAGCAGGCAAAGCCTGTGGTTTGCTGTTGCGGCCTGTTGATGATGCATCAGTGCTTCAAGATCTCGGCTTTACCTATATGGCCAGCGGCACGGACATCACGTTTTTGCGTGACAGCTACCGCAAAGTTCTTGAGTTGCAGTGGGGTAATCCTGGGAAAACGAATCGGTTGAACGGGTCTAATGGTTCAGCTCCTGACCTTCAAACTGCGCAGACACTTCTAACCAGCAAGAATGGTTCAAATGGAGGAATTGCCAAAGCCGAATCTGCCTCAAACGGACAATGGCATTCGAATCCATAA
- a CDS encoding prepilin-type N-terminal cleavage/methylation domain-containing protein, with the protein MDSFQISNRLRETRVRAGFTLVEILVVMVVMLVILTVSFTGLGGAMRGLALTDAGNKFTQLCDAARQRAMSANVLTAVVAVTALGVPEDGRAFCILECPPGGPWKQTREWEFIPDGMTLDLSTTTENLQTFAELSPAVFPFNGGTTGAPVGFRNHNKLAEGTYAARIFLPGGSLKNASEPARFQIVEGVSSGGETTYSQVGDGQTPVNYYRITLIGATGGTKVERP; encoded by the coding sequence ATGGATTCGTTCCAGATATCCAACCGTCTTCGTGAGACTCGCGTTCGCGCCGGTTTCACCCTGGTGGAGATTCTTGTGGTGATGGTCGTCATGCTGGTCATCTTGACGGTGTCGTTCACTGGACTTGGTGGAGCGATGCGGGGGCTGGCATTGACGGATGCGGGTAATAAATTCACGCAACTTTGCGATGCGGCGCGGCAGCGGGCGATGAGTGCCAATGTGTTGACGGCGGTGGTCGCGGTGACGGCATTGGGTGTGCCCGAGGATGGGCGGGCGTTTTGCATTCTTGAATGTCCGCCGGGCGGGCCATGGAAACAGACGAGGGAGTGGGAATTTATTCCGGATGGGATGACACTTGATCTTTCGACCACGACCGAAAATTTGCAGACGTTTGCGGAGTTGTCTCCAGCAGTGTTTCCATTTAACGGCGGCACAACGGGGGCTCCGGTGGGATTCCGGAATCATAACAAACTTGCCGAGGGAACTTATGCGGCGCGAATTTTCCTGCCGGGTGGAAGTTTGAAAAATGCCAGTGAGCCAGCGAGGTTTCAGATTGTGGAGGGAGTGAGTTCTGGTGGGGAGACCACTTATAGTCAGGTGGGCGATGGGCAGACGCCGGTGAACTATTACAGGATCACGCTAATTGGGGCAACCGGAGGGACCAAGGTGGAGAGGCCATGA
- a CDS encoding PilW family protein, whose protein sequence is MTDPNSIPESNTQTRRTQRAGPFSEKGFTLVEIMVASGVLGLLLISLAQVASTVADTWSSGHARAERRQHGRAIVDFIGKELRSAALPVHREVLSGKADLQFMLNPTQVSSELKNPHALFWQAPVATDTGHGSLAKLGYFVRWDGNKPMLCRLFINPNDSNYLIYDEEKIGSWMNAGISQSGTPTLQNGWVGLFAENVLGFWARCLDRNGQPITQTGGEGLFDSRVSYTSTVEGEATTYQAPVLPFSVEISIVMVDSRSASRFNAGVKTAIMDMASRAGTVNAATFIEALKTASAQDSKMLPVLRSAVPYQMQVYLENSP, encoded by the coding sequence ATGACTGACCCCAATTCCATTCCCGAATCAAACACCCAGACGCGCCGGACCCAACGAGCAGGACCTTTCAGCGAGAAGGGTTTTACCTTGGTGGAAATTATGGTGGCTTCCGGGGTGCTGGGGCTGTTGCTGATTTCACTGGCTCAAGTTGCCAGCACGGTGGCCGATACCTGGAGCTCCGGTCATGCCCGGGCCGAGCGTCGTCAACATGGTCGTGCCATCGTTGATTTTATTGGCAAGGAGTTGCGATCGGCGGCGCTGCCGGTGCATCGGGAGGTGTTGAGTGGCAAGGCGGATTTGCAGTTCATGCTCAATCCGACCCAGGTGAGTTCGGAATTAAAAAATCCGCATGCTTTGTTCTGGCAGGCACCGGTGGCAACGGACACTGGGCATGGGTCCTTGGCCAAGCTGGGTTATTTTGTGCGATGGGATGGCAACAAGCCGATGTTATGTCGTTTGTTCATCAATCCGAATGACAGCAACTACCTGATTTATGATGAGGAGAAGATTGGTTCATGGATGAACGCAGGCATCAGCCAGTCGGGGACACCAACCTTGCAGAATGGATGGGTTGGACTCTTTGCGGAGAATGTGCTTGGCTTCTGGGCGCGCTGTCTTGATCGCAATGGTCAACCTATCACCCAGACAGGGGGGGAAGGGCTATTTGATTCGAGAGTCAGTTATACCAGCACCGTGGAAGGGGAGGCGACCACTTATCAGGCGCCGGTGCTGCCTTTCAGTGTGGAGATTTCCATTGTCATGGTGGATTCACGTTCGGCATCTCGATTTAACGCGGGAGTCAAGACGGCGATCATGGACATGGCAAGCCGGGCAGGCACGGTCAATGCCGCCACCTTTATTGAGGCGTTGAAAACCGCGTCGGCGCAAGATAGCAAGATGCTTCCGGTGTTGCGCAGTGCGGTGCCTTACCAAATGCAAGTTTACCTGGAGAATTCGCCATGA
- the pstB gene encoding phosphate ABC transporter ATP-binding protein PstB, with amino-acid sequence MQATIESPPQTKARPSSAMSESTPTPAAEAKIRFDHVNFSYGTQQALYDIHLDIPPRQVTAFIGPSGCGKSTVLRCINRMNDMVVGARVTSGTLSIDGDDINRPTQDITELRKRVGMVFQKSNPFPDSIYGNITYGLRIAGVKDKNILDEAVETSLRGAALWDEVKDRLQTSAFGLSGGQQQRLCIARAVAVRPEIILMDEPCSALDPIATAKVEELIVQLKSEFTIVMVTHNMEQATRCSDRTAFYYLGKLIEYAPTLQLFQNPGQKQTEEYITGRFS; translated from the coding sequence ATGCAAGCCACCATTGAATCACCTCCACAAACCAAAGCCCGCCCCAGTTCCGCGATGTCCGAATCGACCCCGACACCTGCCGCCGAAGCCAAAATCCGCTTCGACCATGTGAACTTTTCCTACGGCACCCAGCAGGCGCTTTACGACATCCACCTCGACATTCCGCCCCGCCAGGTCACTGCTTTCATTGGACCCTCCGGCTGCGGCAAGTCCACCGTGCTGCGTTGCATCAACCGTATGAACGACATGGTCGTCGGTGCCCGCGTCACCTCCGGCACCCTCTCCATCGACGGCGACGACATCAACCGCCCCACCCAGGACATCACCGAATTGCGCAAACGCGTCGGCATGGTGTTCCAGAAATCGAACCCCTTCCCCGACAGCATCTACGGCAACATCACCTACGGACTCCGCATCGCCGGCGTTAAAGACAAAAACATCCTCGATGAAGCCGTTGAAACCAGCCTCCGAGGCGCCGCCCTCTGGGACGAAGTCAAAGACCGCCTCCAAACCAGCGCCTTCGGCCTCTCCGGCGGTCAGCAGCAGCGTCTCTGCATCGCCCGCGCCGTCGCCGTCCGTCCCGAGATCATCCTCATGGACGAACCCTGCTCCGCCCTCGACCCCATCGCCACCGCCAAGGTCGAAGAACTCATCGTGCAGTTGAAAAGTGAGTTCACCATCGTCATGGTCACCCACAACATGGAACAAGCCACCCGCTGTTCCGACCGCACCGCCTTCTACTACCTTGGCAAACTGATCGAATACGCCCCCACTCTTCAGCTTTTCCAGAACCCCGGCCAGAAACAAACCGAAGAATACATCACCGGCCGCTTCAGTTGA
- the pstB gene encoding phosphate ABC transporter ATP-binding protein PstB, with the protein MSSSAPSDYCNPKMIEVDHFNFYYGAKQAIFDVCMDIPEREITALIGPSGCGKSTLLRNLNRLNDLIDGVHHEGDIRIDGTSLYDPTVEVISLRKRVGMVFQKYNPFPKTIYENVVFSLRVAGRNGKKELDEVVERSLRSAALWDEVKDRLQESAYGLSGGQQQRLCIARAIANQPQILLMDEPCAALDPIATLKIEELMLDLKKEFTIAIVTHNMQQASRCSDHTAFMFMGQLIEYGATSQIFTAPREKKTEAYISGLFS; encoded by the coding sequence ATGAGCTCCTCCGCGCCGTCCGACTACTGCAATCCCAAGATGATTGAAGTGGACCACTTCAACTTCTACTATGGTGCCAAACAAGCCATCTTCGATGTCTGCATGGACATCCCAGAACGCGAAATCACCGCCCTCATCGGTCCCTCCGGTTGCGGCAAATCCACGCTTCTCCGCAACCTCAACCGCCTCAACGACCTCATCGACGGCGTCCATCACGAAGGCGACATCCGCATCGACGGCACCAGCCTCTATGATCCCACCGTCGAAGTCATCAGCTTGCGCAAACGTGTCGGCATGGTGTTCCAAAAATACAACCCCTTCCCGAAAACCATCTACGAAAACGTCGTTTTCAGCCTCCGCGTCGCCGGTCGCAACGGCAAGAAGGAACTCGACGAAGTCGTCGAGCGCTCCCTCCGTTCCGCCGCCCTCTGGGACGAAGTCAAAGACCGCCTCCAGGAAAGCGCCTACGGCCTCTCCGGTGGTCAGCAGCAACGCCTCTGCATCGCACGCGCCATTGCCAACCAGCCGCAGATTCTCCTCATGGACGAACCCTGCGCCGCACTCGATCCCATCGCCACGTTGAAGATCGAAGAACTGATGCTCGACCTCAAGAAAGAGTTCACCATCGCCATCGTTACCCACAACATGCAGCAGGCCAGCCGCTGTTCCGACCACACCGCCTTCATGTTCATGGGCCAGCTCATCGAATACGGCGCGACCAGCCAGATCTTCACCGCCCCACGCGAGAAAAAAACCGAGGCCTACATCTCCGGACTCTTTAGTTGA
- the pstA gene encoding phosphate ABC transporter permease PstA, protein MHDIAKPKFGVPGARVSNSQLGETNVWLSALGLTTGIIMVISLMLLILIQGLVVFWPREVLQFTTTANGKAEVIAGEVRKTQERRDPTKPGEIVQEYLFFTGNKDAYGNGFRYLDVNSISNQTKPSGIYMAERLEYGDSIFFPVSLKLVDGRVISATDPTFQTEFKRVVKEVNNRRGEIKKVEKGKIGKINNKLSSLALDEKVLTQGNDSNKQQKLAEITEKRAALQADYEVLAKEAQALRARQHENTLVYKLADNTERTQHIGEIVHYYMPNDLSFLGKVSHFIQGLWNFIVDEPREANTEGGIFPAIFGTFVMTILMSVLVTPLGVIAAIYLREYAKQGLLVQSVRISVNNLAGVPSIVFGVFGLGFFVYFVGASVDQLFFSSALPTPTFGTGGVLWASFTLALLTLPVVIVATEEALVAVPRGVREAGLACGASKWQMIQRVVLPSALPGILTGVILAMARGAGEVAPLMLVGVVKLAPSLPLDLTAPFIHAERKFMHLGFHIYDLGFQSPDSEAAKPMVFATTMLLILLVVIMNVAAIRIRNNLRKKYAASTF, encoded by the coding sequence ATGCACGACATCGCAAAACCAAAATTCGGCGTTCCCGGAGCCCGTGTCTCCAACTCCCAGCTCGGTGAAACCAACGTCTGGCTTTCCGCCCTTGGACTCACCACCGGCATCATCATGGTGATCAGCCTCATGCTGCTCATCCTCATCCAAGGGCTCGTGGTCTTCTGGCCCCGCGAAGTCCTGCAGTTTACCACCACTGCCAATGGCAAGGCTGAAGTCATTGCCGGTGAGGTCCGCAAAACCCAGGAACGGCGCGACCCCACCAAACCCGGCGAAATCGTCCAGGAATACCTTTTCTTCACCGGCAACAAAGACGCCTACGGCAACGGTTTCCGCTACCTCGATGTCAACAGCATCAGCAACCAGACCAAACCCTCCGGCATCTACATGGCCGAACGTTTGGAATACGGTGATTCCATCTTCTTCCCCGTCTCCCTCAAACTTGTCGATGGCAGGGTGATCTCCGCCACCGACCCGACCTTTCAGACCGAATTCAAACGCGTCGTCAAAGAGGTCAACAATCGCCGCGGCGAGATCAAGAAGGTCGAAAAGGGCAAGATCGGCAAAATCAACAACAAGCTCTCCAGCCTCGCACTCGACGAAAAAGTCCTCACCCAGGGCAACGATTCGAACAAACAACAGAAGCTCGCCGAAATTACTGAAAAGCGCGCGGCCCTCCAGGCCGACTACGAGGTTCTTGCCAAGGAAGCCCAGGCGCTTCGCGCCCGCCAGCACGAAAACACCCTCGTCTACAAACTGGCCGACAACACCGAACGCACCCAGCACATCGGCGAGATCGTCCACTACTATATGCCCAACGATCTTAGCTTCCTCGGCAAGGTCAGCCACTTCATCCAAGGCCTGTGGAACTTCATCGTCGACGAACCGCGGGAAGCCAACACCGAGGGCGGCATCTTCCCCGCCATCTTCGGCACCTTCGTCATGACCATCCTCATGAGCGTTCTCGTTACCCCGCTCGGAGTCATTGCCGCCATCTACCTCCGCGAATACGCCAAACAAGGACTTCTCGTCCAGTCCGTGCGCATTTCCGTCAACAACCTCGCCGGTGTCCCTTCCATCGTGTTTGGTGTTTTCGGCCTCGGATTCTTCGTCTATTTCGTCGGAGCCAGCGTTGACCAGCTCTTCTTCAGTTCCGCACTCCCCACCCCGACCTTCGGCACCGGCGGTGTCCTCTGGGCCTCCTTCACCCTCGCCCTCCTCACCCTCCCGGTCGTCATCGTCGCCACCGAGGAAGCCCTGGTTGCAGTCCCACGCGGAGTTCGCGAAGCCGGGCTCGCCTGTGGAGCCTCCAAATGGCAGATGATCCAGCGCGTCGTTCTTCCCAGTGCCCTCCCAGGCATCCTCACCGGCGTCATCCTTGCCATGGCCCGAGGTGCCGGCGAAGTCGCCCCGCTCATGCTCGTCGGCGTCGTCAAACTCGCCCCTTCCCTGCCCCTTGACCTCACTGCCCCCTTCATTCACGCCGAACGCAAGTTCATGCACCTTGGCTTCCACATTTATGACCTCGGCTTCCAATCACCCGACTCCGAGGCCGCCAAACCCATGGTGTTTGCCACCACCATGCTCCTCATCCTCCTCGTGGTCATCATGAACGTAGCCGCCATCCGCATCCGTAACAATCTCCGCAAGAAATATGCAGCCAGCACTTTCTAA